Proteins encoded by one window of Streptomyces sp. ALI-76-A:
- a CDS encoding rhomboid family intramembrane serine protease has translation MVIPVHDVNPARRTPVVTYALVGVNVLVFLFMPGLSGSVAGDSSLAQLCHLQAFLDQYAAVPQELIHHRMPRLVPTGDVGVGAQGPGCVVGPPGYDKSPELSVLTAMFLHGGWLHLLGNMLFLMIFGNNIEDRMGHVRFALFYLVCGYAASYGFALLNADSGDPLIGASGAIAGVLGAYLVLYPKARVWVLVPFLVFLPLRLPAWLVLGFWFVLQALYSSGEGVSAAGTVAYAAHIVGFLAGMLLAWPLKPGTPPPPEPRGLLFGRRARHVR, from the coding sequence GTGGTCATCCCCGTCCATGACGTGAATCCCGCGCGCCGCACCCCCGTGGTGACCTACGCGCTGGTCGGCGTGAACGTCCTCGTGTTCCTGTTCATGCCCGGACTGTCCGGTTCCGTGGCGGGCGACAGCAGCCTGGCCCAGCTGTGCCATCTCCAGGCGTTCCTGGACCAGTACGCGGCGGTGCCGCAGGAGTTGATCCACCATCGGATGCCGCGGCTCGTGCCCACGGGCGACGTCGGGGTGGGCGCGCAGGGACCGGGCTGTGTGGTCGGCCCGCCGGGCTACGACAAGTCGCCCGAACTGTCCGTCCTCACCGCGATGTTCCTGCACGGCGGCTGGCTGCACCTGCTGGGCAACATGCTGTTCCTGATGATCTTCGGCAACAACATCGAGGACCGCATGGGGCACGTGCGGTTCGCGCTGTTCTACCTGGTCTGCGGCTACGCGGCGTCCTACGGGTTCGCGCTCCTGAACGCCGACTCGGGCGACCCCCTGATCGGCGCGTCCGGGGCCATCGCGGGCGTCCTGGGCGCCTACCTGGTGCTGTACCCGAAGGCCAGGGTGTGGGTGCTCGTGCCGTTCCTGGTCTTCCTGCCGCTCAGGCTGCCGGCCTGGCTGGTGCTGGGCTTCTGGTTCGTGCTCCAGGCGCTGTACTCGTCCGGCGAGGGCGTGTCCGCCGCCGGCACGGTGGCGTACGCGGCGCACATCGTCGGCTTCCTCGCGGGCATGCTGCTGGCCTGGCCGCTCAAGCCGGGCACGCCTCCGCCGCCGGAGCCGCGCGGCCTGCTGTTCGGCAGGCGCGCGCGGCACGTCCGGTGA